A window of candidate division TA06 bacterium genomic DNA:
CTACCCCGTTGTTTTAACGCTTCATTATAGGCCGGCCAGTTCTTTATTTTATACCGGGCTTTTTTCTTGGTTTTATGTGTGATGCCTTTTTGATTGTTGAGCGATGTTTTCACCTTCTGGCCCCTTTCAGTTCGTTAATCATGGCCAGATTATACCAAATTACCCCTTATTCACGCAACAAAGCCGTTTGCCGGCATAAAGAACGCCGAACTCAAAACGAGCCGCAGTTGGGCGATCAAGGAAGCTCTCCGACATTTCTGGGCATACTCGTATACAAAATGCGCGGAGAAATACTTTAATGCGTGGTACTTCTGGGCCACGCATTCCCGGCTTAAGCCGATAATCGAAGCCGCTAAGACGCTGAAGCGGCATCTTGCCAACCTGCTGACTTACATAAAGCACCGGATTACAAATGCTACATCGGAGGGGATCAACAGCAAGATCCAAACGATAAAACTGATGGCCTGTGGATACCGGAACCGGAAGCACTACAAAGTTGCAATCTACTTCCACTGCGGCGGCCTTGATCTTTATCCAAGAGCGGCAACGGCCTAAAGCATACTAACCTCCCTATCACAACATATTGGGGCACTCACACTAAACCCGGAAGCGACAAAAAGGTGCAAAAAATAAACACGATCAATTATCAAAATTTGTCAAAGAAATGCTGGCCTTAAATAAAACCCCCGAACTTAGGGAAAAGAACCGCATAAAAATTGCGGCGGTGGATAAAGAAATTGACGAGCTGGTTTATCGGCTATACGGGCTGACCGAGGCAGAGATAAAGGTGGTGGAGGGCTAACCCTATGACCCAATCATCCCCCATAGGCATCTTCGACTCCGGCTTCGGCGGGCTGACCATCTTCAAGCAGATCCGCCAACTGCTGCCGCAGTACGACTACATCTACCTGGGCGACAACGCCCGCACCCCTTACGGCAACCGTTCCTTTGAGGCCGTCTTAAAATTCGCCACCGAAGGGGTGGATTATCTCTTCAAACAAAACTGCCCCCTGGTGGTGATCGCCTGCAACACCGCGTCAGCCAAGGCGCTGCGCAGCATCCAGCAGCAGTATCTTCCCGCTCATTGCCCCGAACGCCGGGCGCTGGGGGTGATCCGCCCCACGGTGGAGGCCATCGCCGGCCATACTTCAACCAATTCCGTGGCGTTGTGGGCCACCCAGGGCACGGTCCGCTCCGACAGCTTTACCATCGAGATCGCCAAGCACGCCCCCGGGGTCAAGCTGGTCCAGCAGGCCTGCCCCATGCTGGTGCCATTGGTCGAAGCCGGGGAGCTGGAGGGCGGGGGCTTAAAATACTTCATCAAAAAATACTGGGGGCAGACCAAGGCCCAAAGCCCAAATATCGATACCCTGTTGCTGGCCTGCACCCATTATCCCCTGATCTTGCCGCAGATCAAGGCCCTGCTGCCGGAGAGCGTCCGGATACTGTCCCAGGACGAATTAGTGGCGCCCAGCCTGAAGGAATATCTGACCCGGCATCCGGAGCATGAAATCAAAATCTCCAAGAACGGGGGTTGCCGCTTTTTGACCACCGACGCCTGCCAGCATTTCGACCACCTGGGCGAGATATTCATGGGGCAAAAGATCGCTTCGGAGAAAGTGGACCTGTAATCACCAGGATTTATTAATAACCACATAAAGCATGCCCTGAGCGAAGTCGAATGGGCACATAAGACCCAAATATAACAAGCAGGCCTGCATATGGCTTCAGGCTACGTAGGCTGAACTGATCGCCCACGGTATTTATCCGCCTTCGCAGAAGACCACGGGCTTTGCCCGTGGGGCTCCATTTTAAAAATGTTTTCACAGGCTTTTCGTGTGTTTTGCGCGGGCAATGGAGCATTAATATGATCAGTGTCAATCAGTGTCCAATAATGTTCCCGCGTGTTCAACAATAAATCTTTTATCACCAGGCTGAGATGAAACTATTCAACTTCAACTCCAAAACTTCCGGGGCAGCAGCCATACAGGATGTGCCCGAGACGTCCGAAGCCCGGTGGAAGCCCTCGGATGAACTGCTTGACGTGCTCCGGAAGATAGACGAGTTCCTGAAGATCCTGCCCGAGCTGTCGGGGAACATCAGCGCTCTGGCCGCCGAGGAGCGGGGGCACCTGGTCAACATCCACGCTTTTGGGGCGGCCCTGGCCGAGGCCTTTGAGGGGATGGACGCCATCGCCAATTCCTTGGCGCTGGTGACAGAGAACAGCCAGGAATACAAGCAGGTGATCGCCCGGGCCGAACAGCAGCTGAAAGGCGCTTTGGATTCCTTTGACCTGGTGGACCAGAGCCACCAGCGGTCGACGGAGGAGCTGAACGGCCTTTTTGCCACCACGGCGGAACTGGAAAAACTGGCCGGCCTGATAGCCGGATTGTCCGTCAAGATAAAACAATTAGTGCGCAACGCCGAAATCAGAGCGTTCCATGCCGGCAGCCAGGGAAAAGGATTCGGGGTGATCGC
This region includes:
- the murI gene encoding glutamate racemase, which encodes MTQSSPIGIFDSGFGGLTIFKQIRQLLPQYDYIYLGDNARTPYGNRSFEAVLKFATEGVDYLFKQNCPLVVIACNTASAKALRSIQQQYLPAHCPERRALGVIRPTVEAIAGHTSTNSVALWATQGTVRSDSFTIEIAKHAPGVKLVQQACPMLVPLVEAGELEGGGLKYFIKKYWGQTKAQSPNIDTLLLACTHYPLILPQIKALLPESVRILSQDELVAPSLKEYLTRHPEHEIKISKNGGCRFLTTDACQHFDHLGEIFMGQKIASEKVDL
- a CDS encoding transposase, encoding MHATKPFAGIKNAELKTSRSWAIKEALRHFWAYSYTKCAEKYFNAWYFWATHSRLKPIIEAAKTLKRHLANLLTYIKHRITNATSEGINSKIQTIKLMACGYRNRKHYKVAIYFHCGGLDLYPRAATA